Proteins from one Ficedula albicollis isolate OC2 chromosome 3, FicAlb1.5, whole genome shotgun sequence genomic window:
- the SDE2 gene encoding protein SDE2 homolog: MMRVLSSSHQWNWRTGNESYGQVTSQVVSKFFPMNIPEESLYVKCNGRLASDEDELQSGVIYSLEPRLCGGKGGFGSMLRALGAQIEKTTNREACRDLSGRRLRDVNHEKAMAEWVKKQAEREAEKEQRRLERLQRKLAEPRHTFTDPEYERQYREMAERQEESLRIGLQVIASKAASSESGKSRKRLGEPGKSETKSEKRKCPWPGLDEATGSGCEDDNKDDSPCTSDRSYPSGSRANESVGNSDESSSSSVASAEDSASTSASEKPLEQADCPGRDLQGEVCTAGQAEILSEEKSKMTETSKEEAQGKNGVTQAQKEEQEHIPAKTQETSQSQSTKVEPIDLLAFNSAAELEALGLEKLKMGLMSLGLKCGGTLKERAARLFSVRGLSRDQIKPSLFAKPPKGKTSG, encoded by the exons GGAGGACAGGGAATGAAAGTTATGGGCAGGTTACATCACAGGTTGTTTCCAAATTTTTTCCCATG aACATCCCAGAAGAAAGCTTGTACGTGAAGTGTAATGGGCGACTGGCCAGCGATGAAGATGAGTTGCAGAGTGGAGTCATTTATAGCCTGGAGCCAAGACTTTGTGGTGGAAAAGGAG gcTTTGGGTCGATGCTGCGAGCCCTTGGCGCTCAGATTGAGAAGACAACGAACAGAGAGGCTTGTCGAGATCTCAGTGGGAGGCGACTGCGGGATGTCAATCACGAGAAAGC gatgGCCGAGTGGGTGAAGAAGCAGGCGGAGCGGGAGGCGGAGAAGGAGCAGCGGCGGCTGGAGCGGCTGCAGCGGAAGCTGGCGGAGCCGCGGCACACGTTCACCGACCCCGAGTACGAGCGGCAGTACCGCGAGATGGCCGAGCGCCAGGAGGAGTCCCTGCGCATCG GCTTGCAGGTTATTGCCAGCAAAGCAGCGTCGTCAGAAAGTGGCAAGAGTCGGAAGCGTCTGGGTGAGCCTGGAAAGAGtgaaacaaaatctgaaaaaagaaaatgtccttG GCCAGGATTGGATGAGGCCACAGGCTCAGGCTGTGAGGATGACAATAAGGATGACTCCCCTTGTACATCTGACAGAAGTTATCCATCAGGCAGCAGAGCTAATGAAAGTGTTGGGAATTCAGATGAATCTtcaagcagctctgtggcttcAGCAGAGGACAGTGCATCTACCAGTGCAAGTGAGAAACCACTGGAGCAGGCAGACTGTCCTGGAAGAGATCTGCAGGGAGAGGtgtgcacagctgggcaggctgAAATTCTGTctgaagaaaagagcaaaatgacAGAGACCTCAAAGGAAGAGGCCCAGGGAAAGAATGGAGTGACTCAAGCTCAGAAAGAAGAGCAGGAACATATTCCTGCTAAGACACAGGAAACAAGCCAGTCACAGAGCACC aaggtaGAACCTATAGACCTGCTGGCCTTCAACTCTGCTGCTGAACTAGAAGCCCTGGGTTTGGAGAAGCTGAAGATGGGATTGATGTCTTTGGGACTGAAATGTGGAGGCACTTTAAAGGAAAGAGCTGCAAGGCTTTTTTCAGTGAGAGGTCTGTCTAGAGACCAGATCAAGCCATCCCTATTTGCAAAGCCCCCTAAAGGGAAAACTTCTGGTTAG
- the LEFTY1 gene encoding left-right determination factor 1, whose translation MDLRRAGMLCVLCLVLSVQAFTQEALKEVVLKQLGLSEVPKIHKRDLENLVIPDHVKNKYMSMLKRQRVKRRALPSLAGILRGIPGHTEVHYSDTTTRQKLMFDMEGRIPKNSEVTMAELKLFKKPLDRANLPAKQSHRPVSNARVSVYWVQRQHDGTNRTSLIDSRLVPIRESGWRSFDVTQAVHYWLRNRRREPMFLEVWIEGERVGSYASEMARAVRFTSQDPKDKALGKPELVLYTLNLDDYGSPGDCREEAVTGKSTCCRQKHYISFRELPWAQHWILEPAGFQAYRCSGSCLQPPRSPRRPGSGQRSCAVAGSSALPIIYLAKRGNHTEIEAAEFPNMVVERCSCGTDGAALV comes from the exons ATGGACCTGAGGCGTGCCGGGATGCTCTGCGTGCTCTGCCTCGTCCTCTCGGTCCAAGCATTTACCCAGGAAGCGCTCAAGGAGGTGGTGCTgaagcagctggggctgtccgAGGTCCCTAAAATTCACAAGAGAGACTTGGAGAATCTGGTTATCCCAGACCACGTCAAGAACAAGTACATGTCCATGCTGAAGCGCCAGAGGGTGAAACGCCGAGCTCTGCCGAGCCTGGCTGGCATCCTCAGGGGGATCCCGGGACACACAG AAGTCCACTACTCTGACACAACCACACGCCAGAAGCTGATGTTTGACATGGAGGGCAGAATACCTAAAAACAGCGAAGTCACAATGGCTGAACTGAAACTCTTCAAAAAGCCTCTGGACAGAGCAAACCTGCCTGCCAAGCAGTCTCACAG GCCTGTCTCCAACGCCAGAGTCAGCGTGTACTGGGTGCAGAGGCAGCACGATGGTACCAACAGGACCTCCCTGATAGATTCCAG GCTGGTTCCTATTCGTGAGTCGGGCTGGAGGAGCTTTGATGTGACCCAGGCCGTGCATTACTGGCTGCGGAACAGGAGGCGGGAGCCAATGTTCCTGGAGGTGTGGATCGAAGGGGAGAGGGTGGGCAGCTATGCCTCGGAAATGGCCAGAGCCGTGCGCTTCACCTCGCAGGACCCCAAGGACAAAGCCCTAGGCAAGCCTGAGCTGGTGCTTTACACCCTCAACTTGGATGACTATGG GAGCCCTGGGGACTGCAGGGAGGAGGCGGTGACGGGGAAATCCACCTGCTGCCGGCAGAAACACTACATCAGCTTCCGCGAGCTGCCGTGGGCGCAGCACTGGATCCTGGAGCCGGCGGGGTTCCAGGCGTACCGCTGCTCcgggagctgcctgcagccgCCCCGGTCCCCCCGCCGCCCGGGCTCCGGGCAGCGCTCCTGCGCCGTGGCCGGCAGCTCCGCGCTGCCCATCATCTACCTCGCCAAGAGGGGCAACCACACCGAGATTGAGGCGGCCGAGTTCCCCAACATGGTCGTGGAGAGGTGCAGCTGCGGCACGGACGGCGCGGCGCTGGTGTGA